In Dama dama isolate Ldn47 chromosome 10, ASM3311817v1, whole genome shotgun sequence, the sequence GCACTTAGCAAACAGGATTCAGATCTTAGTCCTAGTCTGGAGCATCTGTAATTGAGGAAACAATATTTCAGTTGTCTAAACAACCGGTGAAGGTGAAGGTGCTTTTCTTCTCTGGTGAAGACGCTTTTCAGACTTTAAGGACTGAAACAGACTTtggttattattattcttatattacATCCCTTCAGGTCATTGGGAAAgatctgatgctggaaaagatggaagacaaaaggagaagagggcggcagaggatgagatggttagatagcatcactgactcagtggatatgaatttgagcaagagatggttagatagcatcactgtctcaatgcatatgaatttgagcaaactccgggagacagtgaaggacaaggaagcctggcgtgctgcaatacacggggtcgcaaagagtcagtcagggtcggatacaatttagcaactgaagaacactTCAGGGCCTTCCGTGgaattcctccttcctctcctacCCTGTTTCTTTAATCCAGGCACCAAAACCTGCCTTTGCCAGTAGCCAATTCCAGGCCATAGCAACGGCAGGAACCTGAGTTCTAATTGTGTTTGCCATCTAACTGCATCACCCAAACCCTAGTGTCGCCACTGGTATTAATGAAGGTAAACATAGATaagggaggctgtgtgtgtgtgagagagagagagagaaagatcgaAGGCTCTGTAAACTGCAAGGCACAATACTCATTAGGTAGTTAGAGCTGAGATGATGAAATCCAAAATTCGAGCCGCCCCGCCCGGAGCCCTCCCAAGCGGCTCCCACACAAGACTCCTAGCCGGTCCCGAGGATGCTGCAGCCAGCGATCACAGGCTGGACTCCTTCCGGCCTACGCGCGTGGGAGGCGTGCCAGCGCGAGTTACCGGATTGGGTAACTCCGCACGGGGCGGGACCTCTGGGAGGCGGGGCTTCCGGCCACCCGCTCCGCTGTTGCCACGGGTGACAGCCGCAGGGAGGCGGAAGGAGCCGAGGACCAGCCAGAGCTGCGTAGGTGAGCGGGAGCCTTGGCGGCCATGGCGGTCTCGGAGCCGGGGTACCGGAGCTGGTCCTTGTGGCCCGAGGTGCCATCCGCCACCTTCTTCACCGCGCTGCTCTCGCTGCTGGTATCCGGGCCCCGTCTGTTCCTGCTGCAGCAGCCCCTGGCGCCCTCGGGTCTCTCGCTGCGATCCGAGGCCCTGCGCAACTGGCAAGGTGAGCAGGGCGGGGCCGGGTCCCGGGTGCCAGTCTTTTTCCTCCGATCTCGCCAGGCCCTGGGCTCCGGCCTCCCAGAACCCACGCCACCCCATCTCCGACCGCCTCATTCTCCCCACCTGGAGGACCAGCCCCATATTCCACGTCTTTGTGCAGAGCCCCATCTTGGTCATCCCTGTAACCCTTCCCTACCCAGATGTGTTCCCGTCCCTGTCGCAATCGTACTGGTCAAGGCTCCCATATCCATTCGTAGCAATTAGGCTTCATTCACCCCTGCTTGCTCGCCAAGGAGGATTTTTCTCTCCCTTGTCACATTCACACCGACGTCTGCTTTAGGGCCCAACCCCCtactggaaacaaaaaaaaaattgtttttttccacCTTCTCAAGACACTTCAGCTGTATCTGTGGCCACCTCTGTAAGCATCCTGGCCTCCTGGGTTTAGAATTTCTTCTGCATCTTCGTTTTTATCTTAATCCTGACTCCGATTCCCAGCTTATAGAGAGAGCGGGGTGTCTTGTACTTTTGGGAGAGGTGTTGGTTTTCTCAGGGAGATGGAGAGATTTTGCAGACCAATTAAGTATAAATATCTGCTCATAAAAGATGTTCTTAGCCTGTTTCTTCCCCATTCTTTTTTGGGGAGGAAAATGAGAGATTTGTATGACTTTTGTTGTTTTGCAAAGCACTTTCACATGCATTAATCTCTTTTAATTCTCACGGTGATCCCATGACGTATTATTACTGTAGGCTTTATTGCCCATGGGCTTTATTGTTGTCCATTCTTTAGCTGAAACTGAGGTTTAATGCGAAGACTCACAGAGCTATTGAGTCATACAATTGACACAGGAACCCAGATTGTTCTTTGCATCGTGTGACATTTTGGAACTGGAACCTTGGGCTTTCTAATCCCCAAATTATATAGAATTGCTTCTAGAATCTTCACATGTACCCTTGGGATTTCAGTGTTGGAAGTACTCAACGAGTAATGATGGTACTCTTCAGATAACGAAGCCTTACCGAGATGGCCTGACTGAGGTATATGGTTCTTAGCCTGCCTCCCTGCTCAAATCTAAAAGTGGtccccctcaccctcaccctggATCACACATCTGTCTGTCTTCAGAGACAGATGCAAAATGCCAGCCTAAACtgagctcccctttttttttttttcctttactttgcgGCTTCTCTTGAGTGTGGGATTCATGGACAATGTGAGTATTAGACACGTAAGAGACCTTTGAGGGCCTCGAgtatatccattttattttacgATAAGAACCACTGAAGCCGACAGGGCCCTGTGTCTGGACTGAACTCAGCCAGTCTAGATGTGACAGAGCCAAGATTCCTTTAGACTTCCAAATCCAATGTTCCTGCCACTTCACTGATCACCCCCCTCCAGTTTAGTGTTTTTGCCTGCAGGGATGTAAAAATACAGAAGCGAGGActgcttttagaaaaataaaagattcttTGCTATCTTATTGCATATCAAATATCACTCTACCTCTAAGACTGGATAAGCACTTGCAAGAAAGACTTCTGAGTTCTGTATCTACATTCTTAGTgatagttttctcatctttacagGTGCACAATAATTCATGGtcccttttttcttcctctgaacagccactatggaaggaGAGGTCAGGATTACAGCCGAGGAGACGGGCACAAAGAGTGTTAAGTGACACCCACTCAATCCACCTGAAGCTGTTACAATTAATTAACCCTCAAACTGCCCGGTGAGATAGGTCAGTATTAAAGCCTCAAAGAGGATTATAAAGCACATGACAAATGATAAAAGACCATCCCATGCTAAAAAGTGTTATTTTTCTTCCCCCACATGGAAGCCAGTCACAGATAAGACTTGCTCCAGGTCTGGGAAAGAGCAAAGATTAGACATCCCCGCCTCTACTTAGAGTCCTGGGTCCTTCGCTGTTGCTCCCCTCTGCTTATCCCACTGGCTCCGGGCTGATTTTCCCTGGCAACGAGAGCCAGCTGCTCCCCGTTTTCCTAGGTGGGTTGTAACCTGGCTTTTCCCTTCTTGGAGCAAGCCACCATCGGGCCTCTAACTCGGTTCCCCCTGCAGTTTACAGGCTGGTGACCTACATCTTTGTCTACGAGAATCCCGTCTCCTTGCTCTGTGGTGCCATCGTCATCTGGCGCTTTGCTGGCAATTTTGAGAGAACCGTGGGCACCGTCCGCCACTGCTTCTTCACCGTGGTCTTCGCCGTCATCTGCGCCATCATCTTCCTGTCGTTTGAAGCCGTGTCATCACTGTCAAAGCTCGGGGAGGTGGAGGACGCCCGCGGTTTCACCCCCGTGGCTTTCGCCATGCTGGGAGTCAACTGTGTCCGCTCTCGGATGCGGCGGGCCCTGGTGTTCGGCATGGTTGTGCCCTCACTGCTGGTGCCCTGGCTCCTGCTCTGTGCCTCCTGGCTCATTCCCCAGACCTCTTTCCTCAGTAACGTCTGTGGCCTGGGAATAGGGCTAGCCTGTATCCTTCCTAGAGGGCTGTTGTCGTAACGATGACATGCCAGAGGGTGAACCACGCTGTAGTAGGTCCtgggggttggggcggggggtTCAGGCAGATAGAGCTCACATGTAGGTATTCTGTGTGCCAGCTTCAGATTTGAAAACCGTGTGGCCTCAGCCCACTTCCCTTCTTTACACCTGAGTTTTctcttctggaagagatctccCTACCTCTTTCCATACAATggctcagctgctgctgctgctaagtcgcttcatttgtgtctgactctgtgcgaccccatagacggcagcccaccaggcttcgccatccctgggattctccaggcaagaacactggagtaggttgccatttccttttccagtgcatgaaagtgaaaagtgaaagtgaagttgctcagtcatgtccgactctttgcgaccccatggactgcaacctaccaggctcctccatccatgggattttccaggcaagagtactagagtgggctgccattgccttctccggctcaGCACTACCATTTAATGAAATACTCTGATTTGGTTTTTTCCAAGATATAAACCCATTTGgccaattttttgttgttggagAATCCTGAAATACCCATGAGCTAGAGGTGTTCCATGAAAGGTATTCCCAGGAAataggtttctttgtttttgtttggcttAGTCTTTttctcagaagagaaaaaaaaaatttttttttaaggtaggcTTTGAACATATGAGTGGTTGAAAACTTAGAATAAGCCTTACATTCCTGGCAATTAGGCGGACTGTTTTTGGCCATCTCGGCAGTGATGCTGATGCAGGTCGGACAGCCAGGGTGCCCTCAcatctctgggagctggtgacggTGTGGGGGACAGGCTGCCACAGAGGCCCACGTGAAGCTCACTTGGTCACATCGAGGCAAGGTTCCTTCTACCTGGGACAAAGGACAAGATGTCAGACCTCCCAGAGGGTATTAGACTGGCCGCCTGCTTCATCCCACTTAGAGAAACAGAGGTGCGTGCTGGCTTCTGACGGTGATTACAGGGGCTCGAGAGGCCCAGGAGAGAGGATGGGTGTGTCCAGGGGAAGGTGAGATGTTAgcacctgcctgcctctcctATGGCTGCGTTGTGTTCCCTCTGAGGTACGGAGGCTAGAAACTCCAACTCTTGGTTTTCCCTGAGCTTGAAACTGCAGTCCAGAGATGATGGTGGAATAAGCCCAGGCCCCCCGTGAAGTCAGAGTGGGCTCCTGTGTCCTGGGGCAGCACGTAGCCCCCCTCCCTTTAGCTCTCTCCACTTCTCCTTAATACGCTGACCCCAGACGGCTTCACCTACTGCTTCTCCTTTGACGTCCCAGAGCAAGTCGCAATGAAGCTCGACCAGAAGTTCCCCTTCAGCCTGATGAGGAGGATTTCGATGTTCAAGTACATCTCCGGCTCTTCAGCCGAAAGGAGGGCAGCCCAAAGCCGGAAGTAAGTGCCAGAACGCAGTGCTTGCCTTATTCCTGGAGCAGCTCCAGGGCCTATCAAAGCGCGGCCCcaagcctttttggcaccagttTCATGGAGGACAGTTTTTCTATGAACCAGGAGTGGGATTGGGGGGGGAGCAGGGGATGGTTGTTTCAGGGTATTTCAAGTGATTACATTTTCTGTGCGCTTTTATTTTTACTCTCAcatccacctcagatcatcagatcccagaggttggggtcCTCTGCTGTAGAGGGTGCGACTGGTTTTCGGTGTCCTGGGGAATAGGGAAGAGGGTGTGGGTCACTTGGGCCTACCCAGCAAAACTTGTGCACAGATTTCTCCTGAGCGTCCTGGATTCTGCCCCGCTGCTTCCAAAGTGGGGACCAAGCAGGAAGGGCATTAGATGGGAGGCGTTCACAGCCCTTGCACATAATCCCGAGGGCCTTGTGGGAGGGCATCACCAGCCCTCAGCACTGACAAGCGCTCTGTGTGGCTGGGACTGGGCTCTGGCAGGCAACGCTGGCAAGAAGTGTGATCCATCCAGCTGACTGGCAGGCTTAGGAGGTGGCATGGCCCGAAGCTCAGGGTGTTCTTGGCCACCTGGCAGGAGAAGGCGAAGTTTATTCACTGTTTTCCAATCCAGGTATATTAACTCTCAATGGAGCTGTCACGTAGCCTCACTCCCTCCTGTCAGAGAGGAGGCCCAAAGGGGACAAACGTCTTTCTCCAGGTAACACAGAGTCAGAAGTGCCCAATCTAGAGCCCGGGGCTCCTGCTTCTGGCTCCTGCTCACTTCCTGTCACTCCGGCACACATGCTGCCGGCCTCGGGTGGCCTTCACTGGTTTTTGCTGATGCTGAGAGTTCACAATGGAGGTTTCTCTCCCAGAGAAAGGGTTCACTGCAAAGTCAAGGTGCTTTGTCAGTGGCTAGTTTCTGCCTTGAGTCAGCTGTGGAGTCCATCTTGTCCCCCACACTGGCCTGGAGGCAGGATCTCGGTTGAATCAGGAGCTgtttcttgtagtttattttaagaGGCGCACTCTCAGCCTTCAGTGGCTCAAAGCCCTCtgaccattttcttttctctctcttttttttttttttggccatgctgtgtggcttgttGGATCTTAACCCcccaccagggattaaactcgggGCTCCCTcagagtgccaagtcctaacccctggaccttgccagggaagtcccagctctgACCATTTCTTAAAGGCAAGGACGGGTACCAGGAAAAATAGAAATGCACACTCACTCATTTTATTTCAGGCAAGTAATTCTGGAGTATCAGTGGGTGGGAGGTGTTGACGTTTAGAATTAGCTGTATTTTAGCTTTTtggaaggaccctgatgctgggaaagagcgagggcaggaggaaaaggagacgaCAGAtcataagatggttggatggcattcccgactcaatggacaagagtttgagcaagctccgggaggtggtgaaggaccgggaggcctggtgtgctgcagtccgtggggtcgcaaagagtcagacacgactgagtgactgaatagcaacaacagtgGGTGGGAGGTGTTTACATTTAGAATTAGCTGTATTGTATAGCTTTTTGGTTCTTAATTGCTGTTCTCACAGAATCTAGAGAGAGCTTCAGTTCTAAGTTCAGTTCAGAGAGAACTTTGTTCAGTTCAGAGAGAACTTTGTTCAGTTCAGAGAGAACTTAGGAGTCCTCATTTGCAAACTCCTCAGCCACGTTTCAAGGAAGCCCCTCTAAGACAGCTGACGATGTTGACCCCTGG encodes:
- the RHBDD2 gene encoding rhomboid domain-containing protein 2 isoform X1, giving the protein MAVSEPGYRSWSLWPEVPSATFFTALLSLLVSGPRLFLLQQPLAPSGLSLRSEALRNWQVYRLVTYIFVYENPVSLLCGAIVIWRFAGNFERTVGTVRHCFFTVVFAVICAIIFLSFEAVSSLSKLGEVEDARGFTPVAFAMLGVNCVRSRMRRALVFGMVVPSLLVPWLLLCASWLIPQTSFLSNVCGLGIGLAYGFTYCFSFDVPEQVAMKLDQKFPFSLMRRISMFKYISGSSAERRAAQSRKPNPVPGSYPTQSGHPHLTPNHPAAQMQHASGQKLASWPSCAPGHMPSLPPYQPASGLCYVQNHFGTTPNSSGVYPASAGASLGVQPPAPLNCPGTVYSGALATPAATGSKECSRVLMP